TCTGCTATCTGCTTCTGACTCAACTTCCTCAGATATACATAAGCATCATTTAGTTGGAAAGCTCCTTCTAGGCTCACAGACATCTTAAGGTTCATGTCTAACAAATGGGTGTAGCCTGTCAGTGGCAGAGTGCCTTTGGAAAGGAAAGATCAAATAGACATTTGAATGTTGGTAGTCATGCCTACTCAGTTTCCTTGGGACTCCATTCTCCATTGTTTATTATCTCTTACCTGGATGTTGTGTGTCTTCTACTTCGAGtggagaagcagagaaacaaCCTCCTGAATGAGTGAATAATCTGCCTCCTCACCCATTTCCATAGCCTTCTTCTGTTCCTCCTTTTGGGGACTATAGGTGCCTCCTGGAGATGGTCCTTGGTAGATGTTAACTCAAGGATGGAACATCCAGGGTTCTGTTTGCTTGTGGTGTCCTCCAAGAAGGACAACACATCCAGAGGCATGAGACTAAATGAGATGGTAATTCCTGTCTCCTCAatctcagcctcctttcttatccCCTTGGATGTGTCagcaaacaaatcagtagcctctGTCTCTGTAGCATTTGTATTCACACACTCATCCTGTGGGGCAGAATTCACAGGTAAGCTGATATGTATAAACCAGATGACCCTAGACCTACAGAAAGACTTGCTACTTTCGTCATTTACCTGCTGCACAATGTTGCCATTTTTTGAGGCCATCATGAATGTGGGCAGAGCCAATTCACTCCATCTCCTCTttaagggaaagggagggaggatgatACGACATGCAGGCAATTTGACTGAGTCTCTCTTTTGAAGATGTACTATTTGTCCAGGATGGTAATGGCTTTTCTTCTTGAATAGTACATCGTTTTTTGCCAGGAAATCTCTAAAGTGAGTTGTTCTTGCCCTGTCCAAGTTTTCCTCTGCAATGTGGCTCAGGGAACACGTAGTTTTCACCAGGCTGGAGATGGACCACCCTGTTTCACTGAATGCTGATGGTAAATTTGCATCACTCAGATCTGTGCATGTTTCACTGAATGCTGATGGTAAATTTGCATCACTCAGATCAGTGCATGTTTCACTAGATGCTGATCGTAAATTTGTATCACTGAGATGTGCCCATGAAAATTTGTCTGCCATATCCTTTACCTCAAAAGGAGGAGGATGGGACCACCACAATCTcctagaagtaaaaaaaaaaaaaaaaaaaaaacaaaaacaaaaacaaaaaacaagatcaGGTACAGGAGttctatacaaatatatacaaacatcaATTTGTGTATAATGAATACCAAAGCTATCTCTAACATTGTAATGATGTGCCATGTGgtcagagagaaaaaataaaacaaaacaaagaaacaatttttaaaaccaacCCCGCCACAAAACAGTTATGAGAAAGCTAAGAAAGATGACATCTGGATGTAACTTCACTCTTAGAGGTTGAAACAAagggcaaagaaacaaagaactggTCCATTTAAACAATGAACAGCTCTGACAAACCCTTGACTGAGTCACCAAATGAGGACAGAAATTATTGAAATGTGAAGTGTGCTAGAGACAAGTAGGATCCTTAGGAACTCTAGGTAACCTTGAACTGCAGAGGGTTGAATACCCTCAAAAAAAGAGATTGCTCATTCCACAGCATAGACATCAACATTCATATAAGAGGTAACCAAACATGGACCACTTTTTGCTTTCCTGTTGCTACATCCTAGGTATGATAATATATTCATGATCTTATGAGAATGTATAATAAGCAATATAAGAACATTAATATGAATATACGATTGAAAAAGTAATACAGTCTTTCCTAGCAAGGACAACCCAGGACTAAGAGCTTGAACAGTGGATCTTACCTACTAGCCATCCTCAAGCTGTTTCAccagaaagacaaggaaagatcATTCCATGATTAGTCTACAAAGCTAGTATTACCTTAATgccaaaaacataaaacatgcacacatacaaataagcacACAGGTATATGCACAAGCatacacaatgtattttaatatccTTGATAAaagtctgcatgtatatctggaAATAGATTCTTTGGTAGATCATACAACATGAGAAGGTAAGGAGGTCAAGGGAAGAGGCCATGATCAGCTACCAAGAATAAAATACTGTTATTTATTGAAATCCACAAGTACATGGGGTTGGTTGTCTAACATGCCATTTCCAGACATATATTGAGCCTAACTAGAGCCATGGTTGGGTAGGTGGAATCTTAATCAAAAGGGGAGAATTGTAGGCACATGCCAGGGGCTGTTGCAACATAACAGCAGATGAAAATTTCCCCAGTTCACTATAGACATGTACAGGAGTGCCAGAGGTATAGTTAAGATTTAACTGTGTAACATCTTACACAGTTAAgattttaaatgcaaaataaaataaagtaaacatgAAAGCAGAGGAAAATATGGCAAAGCAAAATTGTTGAAAGAGGACCATTTTGAAAAAACTGAACACACAGCAGAAACCAGTGACTCAAACAAGAGCAGCGAGTGCATgaatcaaaagaaaacacagatcaTGAAACCCATGGTAACAGAATAAAACCCTCAATATCAAGAACTAAGAGCTTAGTAATGCCCAGGTGTATCAGGACCCATGGTGGAGTCCATCTGCTGTCCATCCAATAAGTTTCTCTGCAACATCAGGACAAACCCAGTACACCGAAATACCTTCTATAAACAAATTTTCATCCTCTCTCTCAAAGCTCTCCATGATGTCACCACAAGGGATATGTCAGTAACAGAAGCGGATACCTAAAGAAGTTTCTCTATACAATCCTAGGAACTGCATTATTTTTTTATCATGACAGTGAACAAATTGTCAACAACTTGCAACCTAAGGGACAAAAGGTATCCTTTTTCCCAGGctctcaaaggagaaggaaggcatGGCAATTGATGGAGCTGGTGAGTTGGCAAGGTGGGTCAGAAGCAGCTGGTTACATGGCATGGCCCTTGATGCAACCAGTCACTCAACTTCTCCTGCTTTCTAAAGTACTAGGGATTCAGGATCTTCCCAATTAATCAGCAGAGCCTGCtagagaccaagcattcagacacacagaaggtaTGAGGTGTTTCCCATCAAACCTTGAGGAGGACATTTTGACTTTAATAACAGGAAGCACCATAGTAAGATGGGACAGACTCATAGTAAGAGGACAGACTCTGGAATTCTATGCAGACCTGAATTAGGGTCATGGGTCTGGAATATTTTGAAAGTGAACCTATAGGCTGCTTTAATGGATTTTTCAATATGACCATGAGTTCTTTAAAACTCACTACTACACACATCATTACATCTACACTAATACTCAAGTCATTTATCTTAAAGTCCTATTGATGGGCTAATAAAAGATGGtacccagccaggcagtggtggcacgcgcctttaatcccagcacttgggaggcagaggcaggcggatttctgagttcgatgccagcctggtctacagagtgagttccaggacagccagggctacacag
This genomic window from Mastomys coucha isolate ucsf_1 unplaced genomic scaffold, UCSF_Mcou_1 pScaffold12, whole genome shotgun sequence contains:
- the LOC116086308 gene encoding uncharacterized protein LOC116086308, translated to MADKFSWAHLSDTNLRSASSETCTDLSDANLPSAFSETCTDLSDANLPSAFSETGWSISSLVKTTCSLSHIAEENLDRARTTHFRDFLAKNDVLFKKKSHYHPGQIVHLQKRDSVKLPACRIILPPFPLKRRWSELALPTFMMASKNGNIVQQDECVNTNATETEATDLFADTSKGIRKEAEIEETGITISFSLMPLDVLSFLEDTTSKQNPGCSILELTSTKDHLQEAPIVPKRRNRRRLWKWVRRQIIHSFRRLFLCFSTRSRRHTTSRINHWVQARRS